The proteins below are encoded in one region of Telopea speciosissima isolate NSW1024214 ecotype Mountain lineage chromosome 10, Tspe_v1, whole genome shotgun sequence:
- the LOC122641561 gene encoding calcium-dependent protein kinase 34 — protein sequence MGNCFSNENKEANKTQKSESFVGSHAPKSENGAQEHSHKPSSVAPAKHSKAAPIGPVLGRPMEDVREIYTIGKELGRGQFGITYLCTHNASGEQFACKTIAKRKLVNKEDIEDVRREVQIMHHLTGQPNIVELKGAYEDKQSVHLVMELCAGGELFDRIIAKGHYTESAAASLLRTIVNIVHTCHSMGVVHRDLKPENFLLLNKEEDSPLQATDFGLSVFYKEGEVFKDIVGSAYYIAPEVLKRRYGPEIDIWSVGIMLYILLCGVPPFWAESENGIFNAILTGHIDFTSDPWPSISPGAKDLVRKMLHADPKQRLTAYQVLNHPWIQEGGDAPDTPLDNAVLSRLKQFRAMNKFKKVALRVIAGCLSEEEIKGLKEMFKNIDTDNSGTITLEELKQGLSKQGTKLSEYEVKQLMEAADADGNGTIDYDEFVTATMHLNRMDREEHLYTAFQYFDKDNSGYITTEELEQALREYGMHDSADLKEILSEVDTDNDGRINYDEFVAMMRKGNPEVNPKKRRDVFV from the exons ATGGGTAATTGTTTCTCCAATGAAAACAAAGAAgccaacaaaacccaaaaatcagaATCTTTTGTGGGCAGCCATGCCCCCAAGTCTGAGAATGGAGCTCAAGAACATTCACACAAGCCTTCTAGCGTAGCGCCCGCCAAGCATTCGAAGGCTGCTCCAATTGGACCTGTTCTGGGACGACCCATGGAAGATGTTCGAGAAATCTACACAATAGGGAAAGAGCTCGGTCGGGGACAATTTGGAATCACCTATCTATGTACCCATAATGCCTCGGGCGAGCAATTTGCGTGCAAGACGATTGCAAAAAGGAAACTAGTCAATAAGGAGGATATTGAGGATGTTAGGAGAGAGGTCCAGATCATGCACCATTTGACAGGTCAACCCAACATTGTTGAATTGAAAGGAGCATACGAGGATAAGCAATCAGTACATTTAGTGATGGAATTGTGTGCTGGAGGAGAGCTCTTTGATCGGATTATTGCCAAGGGGCATTACACAGAGAGTGCAGCAGCTTCTCTGTTGAGGACAATTGTGAATATTGTTCATACTTGTCATTCAATGGGAGTCGTCCATAGGGATCTCAAGCCAGAAAATTTCCTTCTATTGAACAAGGAAGAGGATTCCCCTCTTCAGGCTACTGATTTCGGTCTTTCTGTGTTCTACAAAGAAG GTGAAGTGTTCAAAGATATCGTTGGCAGTGCATATTACATTGCACCTGAAGTCTTGAAAAGACGATATGGACCAGAAATAGATATTTGGAGTGTCGGGATCATGCTGTATATTCTTCTCTGTGGAGTTCCTCCATTTTGGGCTG AATCGGAGAACGGAATTTTCAACGCTATCTTGACTGGGCATATTGACTTCACAAGCGATCCATGGCCCTCAATTTCACCTGGAGCAAAGGATCTAGTCAGGAAGATGCTACATGCAGATCCCAAGCAGAGGTTGACAGCATATCAAGTTCTCA ATCACCCATGGATCCAGGAAGGAGGAGATGCTCCTGATACACCTCTTGATAATGCTGTCCTGAGTAGGCTCAAACAGTTTAGGGCAATGAACAAGTTCAAGAAAGTTGCTCTGCGG GTTATAGCAGGTTGCCTATCAGAGGAAGAAATCAAGGGACTCAAGGAAATGTTCAAGAACATAGACACTGACAACAGTGGAACTATAACACTTGAAGAGCTTAAACAAGGACTCTCCAAGCAAGGCACAAAGTTGTCTGAGTATGAAGTTAAACAACTGATGGAAGCC GCCGATGCAGATGGCAATGGAACCATAGACTACGATGAGTTTGTCACAGCAACGATGCACCTGAACAGAATGGACAGAGAAGAGCATCTTTACACTGCATTCCAGTACTTCGATAAAGACAATAGCGG GTATATTACAACAGAAGAGCTGGAGCAAGCTCTACGCGAGTATGGCATGCATGATAGCGCAGACCTAAAGGAAATCCTTTCTGAAGTTGATACTGATAAT GATGGGAGGATCAACTACGATGAATTCGTTGCAATGATGAGAAAGGGGAACCCTGAAGTGAACCCAAAGAAGCGGCGTGATGTGTTTGTTTGA
- the LOC122643299 gene encoding protein AGENET DOMAIN (AGD)-CONTAINING P1-like, giving the protein MAYRIGDSVEIYGKEEGFEGSYYVAKVLSVKKKKVLVEYKTLLTDDESCWLREMVHCNQIRPRPPEIRVSEFRVDDEVDAYDNDGWWVGKITRIDESKYYAQFDGNGGGGGGGSGVAGPFSQVRVIDESKYYVHFPCGDEIGYSFSQLRVHQEWKDGRWVSSR; this is encoded by the coding sequence ATGGCCTATCGAATTGGAGATTCAGTCGAAATTTACGGCAAGGAAGAAGGGTTCGAGGGTTCTTACTATGTAGCCAAGGTTCTCTcagtgaaaaaaaagaaagttttggTGGAATATAAGACATTGTTAACAGATGATGAATCGTGTTGGCTGAGAGAAATGGTCCATTGCAATCAAATAAGGCCTCGTCCTCCTGAAATCAGAGTCTCTGAGTTCCGTGTAGACGATGAAGTAGATGCTTATGACAATGATGGGTGGTGGGTTGGGAAGATTACAAGAATAGATGAATCAAAGTATTATGCACAATTTGATGgcaatggaggaggaggaggaggaggaagtggAGTTGCAGGGCCGTTTTCTCAGGTGAGGGTTATAGATGAATCTAAGTATTATGTGCATTTCCCTTGTGGAGATGAGATTGGTTACTCCTTTTCTCAGTTAAGGGTTCATCAGGAATGGAAGGATGGGAGATGGGTTTCTTCCAGGTGA